A section of the Humulus lupulus chromosome 2, drHumLupu1.1, whole genome shotgun sequence genome encodes:
- the LOC133816686 gene encoding major allergen Pru ar 1-like produces MGVFTDESAFSSAIAPARLFKAFFLDADNLIPKVAPQAIQSVEILEGDGGVGTIKKITFGQGSQFSYVKHKVENIDNENMSYSYSLIEGDALTDKIEKITYETQLVESPDGGSIINSISKYHTIGDYQINQDEVKAGKEKAAGLFNLIESYLQANPDAYN; encoded by the exons ATGGGTGTGTTCACAGACGAATCAGCTTTCAGCTCTGCCATTGCACCAGCAAGGTTGTTCAAGGCATTTTTCCTTGATGCTGACAATCTCATTCCAAAAGTTGCACCCCAAGCTATTCAAAGTGTTGAGATTCTTGAAGGAGATGGGGGTGTTGGAACTATCAAAAAGATCACCTTTGGCCAAG GTAGCCAATTCAGCTATGTGAAGCACAAGGTTGAAAACATTGACAATGAGAACATGAGCTACAGCTACAGCTTGATTGAAGGAGATGCCTTGACAGACAAGATAGAGAAAATCACTTATGAAACTCAATTGGTAGAGTCCCCAGATGGAGGGTCCATCATCAATAGCATCAGCAAGTACCACACCATTGGTGATTATCAGATCAACCAAGATGAAGTTAAGGCCGGCAAAGAAAAGGCCGCTGGCTTGTTCAACCTTATTGAATCATACCTTCAAGCAAATCCTGATGCCtacaactaa